A genomic window from Brassica oleracea var. oleracea cultivar TO1000 chromosome C8, BOL, whole genome shotgun sequence includes:
- the LOC106310009 gene encoding putative metal tolerance protein C3: MEVNSTKTPLLWSKDHEAEIQKPKVASNVSTMKSNFFTDLPHKLRSKIDPEDPYDIDISKAVGLKKDEKDYYERQLATLKSFEEVESFVARSEKYVMDEQSQVEDQAERAAQERAMQISNWANIFLLALKIYATIKSGSIAVAASTLDSLLDLMAGGILWFTHLSMKNINIYKYPIGKLRVQPVGIIIFAAVMATLGFQVLLEAAEQLIKNEPSEKMSHDQLVWLCSIMLSATVIKLVLWIYCRSSRNHIVRAYAKDHYFDVVTNVLGLVAAVLGNAFYWWIDPAGAIVLAIYTIINWSGTVMENAVSLIGQSAPPEVLQKLTYLVLRQGADNIKRVDTVRAYTFGVLYFVEVDIELPEDLPLKEAHAIGESLQIKLEELPEVERAFVHLDFECHHKPEHSIFSTIPNDL, from the exons ATGGAAGTCAACTCTACGAAAACACCGTTGCTTTGGTCAAAAGATCATGAGGCTGAGATTCAGAAACCGAAGGTAGCCAGCAATGTCTCTACGATGAAATCGAACTTTTTCACGGATTTACCTCATAAACTTCGATCCAAAATCGATCCTGAAGACCCTTATGACATTGATATATCCAAAGCCGTAGGTCTCAAAAAAG ACGAGAAAGATTACTACGAGCGACAATTGGCAACATTAAAATCCTTTGAGGAAGTAGAAAGTTTTGTAGCACGGTCAGAAAAATATGTCATGGATGAACAAAGCCAAGTGGAAGATCAAGCCGAGAGAGCTGCACAAGAGCGAGCCATGCAAATCTCTAATTGGGCTAACATCTTTTTACTTGCTCTCAAG ATATATGCTACGATTAAAAGTGGATCCATAGCGGTTGCAGCATCAACGCTCGACTCTTTGCTTGATCTTATGGCGGGAGGAATACTTTGGTTTACACATTTGTCAATGAAGAACATTAATATTTACAAATATCCCATTGGAAAACTTAGGGTTCAACCTGTTGGAATCATCATTTTTGCGGCCGTTATGGCTACTCTTG GGTTCCAAGTACTGCTTGAGGCAGCTGAACAATTGATTAAAAATGAACCTTCAGAGAAAATGAGTCATGACCAATTGGTTTGGTTATGTTCAATCATGCTTAGTGCAACCGTTATTAAACTTGTCTTATGGATCTACTGTAGAAGCTCGAGAAATCATATAGTCCGTGCATACGCAAAG GATCATTACTTTGATGTGGTAACAAACGTTCTCGGCTTGGTTGCGGCTGTTCTCGGAAATGCTTTTTATTGGTGGATTGATCCGGCTGGTGCTATTGTCTTAGCCATCTACACTATTATCAATTGGTCAGGGACCGTTATGGAAAATGCAG TCTCATTGATCGGACAATCAGCTCCACCGGAAGTATTACAGAAGTTGACATATCTAGTGTTGCGACAAGGCGCCGATAACATCAAACGTGTTGATACCGTTCGTGCCTATACCTTTGGTGTTCTTTACTTTGTTGAG GTGGATATAGAACTTCCAGAGGATTTACCATTAAAAGAAGCTCATGCAATTGGTGAATCATTGCAAATAAAGCTTGAAGAACTTCCAGAAGTGGAAAGAGCTTTTGTTCACCTCGATTTTGAATGCCATCACAAACCAGAACATTCTATTTTTTCTACAATCCCAAATGATTTATGA
- the LOC106307853 gene encoding E3 ubiquitin-protein ligase SINAT2, with amino-acid sequence MAPGGSALKEVLESTSTGMDYEVKIAKAEANNNNNKPTKSGIAGSGKYGMHSNNGVYELLECPVCTNLMYPPIHQCPNGHTLCSNCKARVQNACPTCRYELGNIRCLALENVAESLEVPCRYQSLGCHDIFPYYSKLKHEQHCRFRPYACPYAGSECSVTGDIPTLVVHLKDDHKVDMHDGCTFNHRYVKSNPHEVENATWMLTVFNCFGRQFCLHFEAFQLGMAPVYMAFLRFMGDENEAKKFSYSLEVGAHGRKLTWQGIPRSIRDSHRKVRDSQDGLIIPRNLALYFSGGDRQELKLRVTGRIWKEE; translated from the exons ATGGCTCCTGGAGGCAGTGCTTTGAAAGAAGTCCTTGAATCCACTTCGACTGGAATGGACTACGAGGTTAAAATAGCAAAAGCGGAAGCTAATAATAACAATAACAAACCTACAAAGTCAGGCATCGCAGGGAGTGGAAAGTATGGCATGCATTCAAACAATGGTGTCTACGAGCTTCTTGAATGTCCAGTGTGCACAAACTTAATGTACCCTCCAATTCATCAG TGTCCAAATGGCCACACCTTATGTTCAAACTGCAAAGCGAGAGTGCAGAACGCTTGCCCTACATGTCGTTACGAGCTTGGTAACATAAGATGCTTAGCTCTCGAGAATGTTGCAGAGTCCTTGGAAGTTCCATGCCGGTACCAGAGTTTGGGCTGTCATGACATTTTTCCTTACTACAGCAAGCTTAAACACGAGCAGCACTGCAGGTTTAGGCCTTACGCTTGTCCTTATGCTGGCTCTGAGTGTTCGGTTACAGGTGATATCCCCACGCTAGTTGTTCATTTGAAAGATGATCATAAGGTTGATATGCATGACGGATGCACTTTTAACCACCGTTATGTGAAGTCAAATCCACATGAAGTCGAGAATGCCACATGGATGCTTACG GTGTTCAACTGCTTTGGGAGACAGTTCTGTTTACACTTTGAAGCGTTCCAGCTGGGGATGGCTCCAGTGTACATGGCATTCCTTCGTTTCATGGGAGATGAAAACGAGGCAAAGAAGTTCAGTTACAGTTTGGAAGTAGGAGCTCATGGACGTAAACTAACATGGCAAGGAATCCCTAGAAGCATCCGTGACAGTCACAGGAAAGTAAGGGACAGTCAAGACGGTCTCATCATCCCAAGGAACCTTGCACTCTATTTCTCTGGAGGTGATAGGCAAGAACTCAAGTTGAGAGTGACCGGTCGAATCTGGAAAGAAGAGTAA
- the LOC106312641 gene encoding uncharacterized protein LOC106312641, with protein sequence MGEELADTMNLDLNLGPGPESDLQLVSNETVNLADWTNNNPSERSSEAVARIRTRRHRTRFRQLNLPIPVLSETHAMDIELNQLMGSGAALQTGEGSERGNEDLKMCENGGEAVGDGVSEKKGDVDKTSGGGDGNFFDCNICLDLSKEPVLTCCGHLYCWPCLFQWLNISDAKECPVCKGEVTVKTVTPIYGRGNHKREVEESLDTKIPMRPHAKRIESLRNTIQRSPFTIPMEEMIRRIQSRFERDSAPVPDFSNREASERVNDRANSILNRLMTSRGVRSEQNQASAAAATASEDINLNPDIAAPDLEGETTTRFHPLLIRRQLQSHRVARISNFTSALSSAERLVDAYFRTHPLGRNHNHQELNHHSPVVVDDRDSFSSIAAVINSESQVDTAVEIDSMVTLSTSSSRRRNENGSRVSDVDSADSRPPRRRRFT encoded by the coding sequence ATGGGTGAGGAGCTAGCTGACACAATGAACCTGGATCTGAATCTAGGCCCTGGTCCCGAGTCAGATCTCCAGCTGGTGTCAAACGAAACTGTTAATTTAGCTGATTGGACTAATAATAACCCATCTGAGAGATCCTCTGAAGCTGTTGCGAGGATCAGAACCCGCCGGCATAGGACGCGGTTCAGACAGCTTAACCTCCCCATCCCTGTTCTCTCCGAAACCCATGCCATGGATATAGAGCTGAACCAGCTGATGGGAAGTGGAGCTGCTTTGCAGACTGGTGAGGGTAGTGAAAGAGGCAATGAGGATCTGAAAATGTGTGAGAACGGGGGAGAAGCTGTTGGGGACGGTGTATCAGAGAAGAAAGGGGATGTTGACAAAACTAGTGGCGGCGGTGATGGTAACTTCTTCGATTGTAATATATGTTTGGATTTGTCAAAGGAGCCGGTTCTCACCTGTTGTGGCCATCTTTACTGTTGGCCTTGTCTCTTCCAATGGCTAAACATCTCTGACGCAAAGGAATGTCCGGTTTGCAAAGGAGAGGTGACGGTTAAAACCGTGACACCTATATACGGGCGTGGGAACCATAAACGAGAAGTTGAAGAGAGTTTAGATACCAAGATCCCTATGAGACCACATGCTAAACGCATCGAGAGCTTGAGGAATACGATTCAAAGGTCTCCTTTTACTATACCGATGGAAGAAATGATTAGACGTATACAGAGTAGGTTTGAGAGGGACTCAGCCCCTGTCCCTGATTTTAGCAACCGGGAGGCTTCAGAAAGAGTGAACGATCGAGCCAACTCGATTCTTAACCGGTTGATGACTTCTAGAGGAGTTAGATCAGAGCAGAACCAGGCTAGTGCTGCTGCAGCAACAGCATCAGAGGATATCAATCTGAACCCGGACATTGCTGCTCCTGATCTTGAAGGAGAGACCACCACGAGATTCCATCCTCTGTTGATCAGGAGACAGCTACAGTCACATAGAGTCGCAAGGATCTCGAACTTCACTTCTGCGTTGAGTTCTGCTGAGCGGCTTGTAGACGCGTATTTTAGAACGCATCCACTGGGGAGGAACCACAACCACCAAGAGCTGAACCATCATTCTCCTGTTGTGGTTGATGATAGAGACTCTTTCTCAAGCATTGCAGCTGTTATAAACTCTGAGAGTCAAGTGGATACTGCGGTTGAGATTGATTCCATGGTCACTCTTTCGACGTCTTCTTCGAGGAGAAGGAATGAGAATGGGTCGAGAGTTTCTGATGTTGACAGTGCTGATTCTCGCCCGCCTAGGAGAAGGAGATTTACTTGA